A stretch of the Taeniopygia guttata chromosome 3, bTaeGut7.mat, whole genome shotgun sequence genome encodes the following:
- the POLH gene encoding DNA polymerase eta isoform X1, producing the protein MSRGRERVVALVDMDCFFMQVEQRLDPQLRGRPCAVVQYTEWQGGGIIAVSYEARAFGVSRGMWASEARALCPELALARVPQARGKADLTRYREASAEVMRVLSRFAAIERASIDEAYLDLTGSARLRLRELRGRPLPAALLPSTFVQGLPGEPGPDPAGKGAHRADPAGKEELRQRGLDEWLASLSFDNPDCPDLQLTMGAVIVEEIRVAVEEATGFRCSAGISHNKTLAKLACGLNKPNRQTLVSARFVPQLFSQLPVSSIRNLGGKLGTAITDILGVEYIGELTQFSETELQTHFGDKTGSWLYDLCRGIEEEPVKNRYLPQSIGCSKNFPGKLALATQKAVQHWLLQLALELESRLNKDRSQNHRVARQLMVVIRQQGDTRVSRLCALSRYDAQKMCNDAFTLIQTCNVAGAHQAAWSPPLISVQLSASKFSEPVTLSTGIATFLTGDAQPDGTATTSQNATSCGRAGVKFFRSPSKELRQKPASAIESFFQKAAERQLSQAVAATSLPTAATAEPAVPSSPEHQERAAVGLPVGLASAQCDLESPVKQGPSNASPTSLYKRLRQEKLPSDATQTPSTPPSSRTLLKLQPAMEGNEQNLPPSPELTLLPPASPGDQQHCEKCGQLVLVWEFPEHMDYHFALELQSSFLEPSPSMAPEAAPNAKAVASRSPAKAKNKPKTPAGSSIKRPKEGVTRTLDFFFKPLPP; encoded by the exons atGTCTCGGGGCCGGGAGCGGGTGGTGGCCCTGGTAGACATGGACTGCTTCTTCATGCAGGTGGAGCAGCGCCTCGACCCGCAGCTGCGCGGCCGCCCTTGCGCCGTGGTGCAGTACACCGAGTGGCAGGGCGGCGG GATCATCGCGGTGAGCTACGAGGCGCGCGCCTTCGGCGTGTCCCGCGGGATGTGGGCGTCGGAGGCGCGGGCGCTGTGCCCCGAGCTGGCGCTGGCCCGGGTGCCGCAGGCGCGGGGCAAGGCGGACCTCACCCG GTACCGGGAGGCCAGCGCGGAGGTGATGCGGGTGCTGTCGCGCTTCGCCGCCATCGAGCGCGCGAGCATCGACGAGGCGTACCTGGACCTGACGGGCAGCGCGCGGCTCCGGCTGCGCGAGCTGCGCGggcgccccctgccggccgcGCTGCTGCCCAGCACCTTCGTGCAGGGACTGCCCGGGGAGCCCGGCCCCGATCCCGCCGGGAAGGGCGCGCACCGAGCGGATCCCGCCGGGAAGG AGGAGCTGCGGCAACGTGGTTTGGACGAGTGGCTGGCGTCGCTGTCTTTCGATAACCCAGATTGTCCTGACCTGCAGCTGACCATGGGCGCAGTAATTGTGGAAGAAATTAGGGTGGCAGTGGAAGAAGCTACCGGATTCAGGTGTTCAGCTGGCATCTCGCACAACAAG ACACTGGCAAAACTGGCCTGTGGGTTGAACAAGCCCAACCGCCAGACACTGGTGTCTGCACGATTTGTGCCGCAGCTCTTCAGCCAGCTGCCCGTCAGCAGCAT CCGTAACCTGGGAGGCAAGCTTGGCACTGCTATCACAGACATCCTGGGAGTAGAGTACATCGGGGAGCTGACACAGTTCAGTGAGACTGAGCTCCAGACACATTTTGGAGACAAAACTGG GTCTTGGCTCTATGACTTGTGTAGAGGAATTGAAGAGGAACCTGTCAAAAACCGGTACCTGCCCCAGTCTATTGGCTGCAGCAAGAATTTCCCTGGGAAGTTAGCCCTGGCCACACAGAAGGCG GTgcagcactggctcctgcagctggcCTTGGAGCTGGAGTCCAGACTGAACAAGGACAGGAGCCAG AACCACCGCGTGGCCCGGCAGCTGATGGTGGTGATCCGCCAGCAAGGGGACACCCGTGTGTCACGCCTGTGTGCCCTGTCCCGCTATGATGCACAGAAAATGTGCAACGACGCCTTCACCCTCATCCAAACCTGCAACGTGGCtggggctcaccaggcagcatG GTCTCCACCGCTGATTTCAGTGCAACTCTCAGCAAGCAAGTTCTCGGAGCCCGTCACTCTCTCTACAGGCATTGCCACCTTCCTGACGGGTGATGCCCAGCCTGATGGCACTGCCACCACCAGCCAAAATGCCACATCTTGTGGGAGGGCCGGGGTGAAGTTCTTTAGGAGCCCGAGCAAAGAGCTTCGGCAGAAGCCAGCTAGTGCTATTGAGTCATTCTTCCAAAAGGCAGCAGAACGGCAGCTGTCACAGGCAGTGGCAGCGACCAGCTTGcccactgctgccactgcagagccagctgtgcccagctccccAGAGCACCAAGAGAGAGCTGCTGTTGGCTTGCCTGTTGGACTTGCCTCTGCACAGTGTGACCTGGAGTCCCCTGTGAAGCAGGGTCCTAGCAATGCCAGCCCTACTTCTCTGTACAAGAGGCTTCGCCAGGAGAAGTTGCCATCGGATGCTACACAAACACCCTCAACTCCACCCAGCTCCAGGACCCTTCTGAAATTACAGCCTGCTATGGAAGGAAATGAGCAGAATTTGCCACCCTCTCCTGAACTcaccctgctgcctcctgcctctCCAGGGGACCAGCAGCACTGTGAGAAGTGTGGCCAGCTCGTGCTGGTgtgggaattcccagagcacATGGACTACCACTTTGCTCTGGAGCTGCAAAGCTCTTTCCTGGAGCCCAGCCCTTCCATGGCTCCAGAAGCAGCTCCCAATGCAAAGGCTGTGGCTTCCAGGTCTCCTGCCAAGGCAAAGAACAAGCCCAAGACTCCAGCAGGATCTAGTATAAAACGACCCAAAGAAGGTGTGACAAGAACTTtagattttttctttaagcCCTTACCTCCTTAA
- the POLH gene encoding DNA polymerase eta isoform X2 translates to MWASEARALCPELALARVPQARGKADLTRYREASAEVMRVLSRFAAIERASIDEAYLDLTGSARLRLRELRGRPLPAALLPSTFVQGLPGEPGPDPAGKGAHRADPAGKEELRQRGLDEWLASLSFDNPDCPDLQLTMGAVIVEEIRVAVEEATGFRCSAGISHNKTLAKLACGLNKPNRQTLVSARFVPQLFSQLPVSSIRNLGGKLGTAITDILGVEYIGELTQFSETELQTHFGDKTGSWLYDLCRGIEEEPVKNRYLPQSIGCSKNFPGKLALATQKAVQHWLLQLALELESRLNKDRSQNHRVARQLMVVIRQQGDTRVSRLCALSRYDAQKMCNDAFTLIQTCNVAGAHQAAWSPPLISVQLSASKFSEPVTLSTGIATFLTGDAQPDGTATTSQNATSCGRAGVKFFRSPSKELRQKPASAIESFFQKAAERQLSQAVAATSLPTAATAEPAVPSSPEHQERAAVGLPVGLASAQCDLESPVKQGPSNASPTSLYKRLRQEKLPSDATQTPSTPPSSRTLLKLQPAMEGNEQNLPPSPELTLLPPASPGDQQHCEKCGQLVLVWEFPEHMDYHFALELQSSFLEPSPSMAPEAAPNAKAVASRSPAKAKNKPKTPAGSSIKRPKEGVTRTLDFFFKPLPP, encoded by the exons ATGTGGGCGTCGGAGGCGCGGGCGCTGTGCCCCGAGCTGGCGCTGGCCCGGGTGCCGCAGGCGCGGGGCAAGGCGGACCTCACCCG GTACCGGGAGGCCAGCGCGGAGGTGATGCGGGTGCTGTCGCGCTTCGCCGCCATCGAGCGCGCGAGCATCGACGAGGCGTACCTGGACCTGACGGGCAGCGCGCGGCTCCGGCTGCGCGAGCTGCGCGggcgccccctgccggccgcGCTGCTGCCCAGCACCTTCGTGCAGGGACTGCCCGGGGAGCCCGGCCCCGATCCCGCCGGGAAGGGCGCGCACCGAGCGGATCCCGCCGGGAAGG AGGAGCTGCGGCAACGTGGTTTGGACGAGTGGCTGGCGTCGCTGTCTTTCGATAACCCAGATTGTCCTGACCTGCAGCTGACCATGGGCGCAGTAATTGTGGAAGAAATTAGGGTGGCAGTGGAAGAAGCTACCGGATTCAGGTGTTCAGCTGGCATCTCGCACAACAAG ACACTGGCAAAACTGGCCTGTGGGTTGAACAAGCCCAACCGCCAGACACTGGTGTCTGCACGATTTGTGCCGCAGCTCTTCAGCCAGCTGCCCGTCAGCAGCAT CCGTAACCTGGGAGGCAAGCTTGGCACTGCTATCACAGACATCCTGGGAGTAGAGTACATCGGGGAGCTGACACAGTTCAGTGAGACTGAGCTCCAGACACATTTTGGAGACAAAACTGG GTCTTGGCTCTATGACTTGTGTAGAGGAATTGAAGAGGAACCTGTCAAAAACCGGTACCTGCCCCAGTCTATTGGCTGCAGCAAGAATTTCCCTGGGAAGTTAGCCCTGGCCACACAGAAGGCG GTgcagcactggctcctgcagctggcCTTGGAGCTGGAGTCCAGACTGAACAAGGACAGGAGCCAG AACCACCGCGTGGCCCGGCAGCTGATGGTGGTGATCCGCCAGCAAGGGGACACCCGTGTGTCACGCCTGTGTGCCCTGTCCCGCTATGATGCACAGAAAATGTGCAACGACGCCTTCACCCTCATCCAAACCTGCAACGTGGCtggggctcaccaggcagcatG GTCTCCACCGCTGATTTCAGTGCAACTCTCAGCAAGCAAGTTCTCGGAGCCCGTCACTCTCTCTACAGGCATTGCCACCTTCCTGACGGGTGATGCCCAGCCTGATGGCACTGCCACCACCAGCCAAAATGCCACATCTTGTGGGAGGGCCGGGGTGAAGTTCTTTAGGAGCCCGAGCAAAGAGCTTCGGCAGAAGCCAGCTAGTGCTATTGAGTCATTCTTCCAAAAGGCAGCAGAACGGCAGCTGTCACAGGCAGTGGCAGCGACCAGCTTGcccactgctgccactgcagagccagctgtgcccagctccccAGAGCACCAAGAGAGAGCTGCTGTTGGCTTGCCTGTTGGACTTGCCTCTGCACAGTGTGACCTGGAGTCCCCTGTGAAGCAGGGTCCTAGCAATGCCAGCCCTACTTCTCTGTACAAGAGGCTTCGCCAGGAGAAGTTGCCATCGGATGCTACACAAACACCCTCAACTCCACCCAGCTCCAGGACCCTTCTGAAATTACAGCCTGCTATGGAAGGAAATGAGCAGAATTTGCCACCCTCTCCTGAACTcaccctgctgcctcctgcctctCCAGGGGACCAGCAGCACTGTGAGAAGTGTGGCCAGCTCGTGCTGGTgtgggaattcccagagcacATGGACTACCACTTTGCTCTGGAGCTGCAAAGCTCTTTCCTGGAGCCCAGCCCTTCCATGGCTCCAGAAGCAGCTCCCAATGCAAAGGCTGTGGCTTCCAGGTCTCCTGCCAAGGCAAAGAACAAGCCCAAGACTCCAGCAGGATCTAGTATAAAACGACCCAAAGAAGGTGTGACAAGAACTTtagattttttctttaagcCCTTACCTCCTTAA
- the GTPBP2 gene encoding GTP-binding protein 2, whose protein sequence is MDSRVSELFGGCCRPAGGGAGATLRGRGGAAPGGGGGSKTKKKNGRSRGGKANNPPFLPPEAEDGNIEYKLKLVNPSQYRFEHLVTQMKWRLQEGRGEAVYQIGVEDNGLLVGLLEEEMRASLKTLRRMAEKVGADITVLREREVDYDSDVPRKITEVLVRKVPDNQQFLDLRVAVLGNVDSGKSTLLGVLTQGELDNGRGRARLNLFRHLHEIQSGRTSSISFEILGFNSKGEVVNYSDSRTAEEICESSSKMITFIDLAGHHKYLKTTIFGLTSYCPDFAMLVVSANTGIAGTTREHLGLAMALKVPFFIVISKVDLCSKATVERTVKQLERILKQPGCNKLPLLVNSDDDAVTAAQQFAQSPNITPIFTLSSVSGENLDLLKVFLNILPPLTNSKEQEELMQQLTEFQVDEIYTVPEVGTVVGGTLSSGICREGENLVVGPTDDGKFLRLKVCSIQRNRSACRVLRAGQAATLALGPFDRSLLRKGMVMVSPEMNPTICSLFEAEIVLLFHATTFRKGFQVTVHVGNVRQTAIVEKIHGKDKLRTGEKAVVCFRFIKHPEYLKIGAKLLFREGVTKGIGHVTDLQAITTKENGLEESLGSGQLSF, encoded by the exons ATGGACTCCCGGGTGTCAGAGCTGTTCGGGGGCTGCTGTCggccggcgggcggcggggcaggTGCAACGCTGCGCGGGCGCGGTGGGGCTGCgcctggcggcggcggcggctcgaAGACGAAGAAGAAGAACGGGCGGAGCCGCGGAGGGAAGGCCAACAATCCCCCGTTCCTGCCGCCCGAG GCAGAAGACGGGAACATCGAGTACAAG CTAAAGCTGGTGAACCCCTCGCAGTATCGCTTTGAGCACCTGGTGACACAGATGAAGTGGCGACTGCAGGAGGGCCGCGGTGAGGCTGTCTATCAGATCGGCGTGGAGGACAACGGGCTGCTGGTGGGCCTCTTGGAGGAGGAGATGCGAGCCTCACTCAAGACGCTGCGCCGCATGGCAGAGAA GGTTGGGGCTGACATTACGGTGTTGCGGGAGAGGGAGGTCGATTATGACAGCGATGTTCCAAGGAAGATAACGGAGGTGCTTGTCCGAAAGGTGCCTGACAACCAGCAG TTCCTAGACCTTCGAGTAGCTGTCCTAGGGAATGTGGACTCAGGGAAGTCAACACTGTTGGGTGTCCTAACGCAAGGAGAGCTGGACAATGGGCGGGGCAGAGCCCGCCTCAACCTCTTCCGGCACCTCCATGAAATCCAGTCAGGAAGAACATCAAGCATCAGCTTTGAGATCCTCGGCTTCAACAGCAAAGGAGAG GTGGTAAATTACAGTGACTCCCGGACAGCAGAAGAGATCTGTGAGAGTTCTTCCAAAATGATCACTTTCATTGACCTGGCTGGCCACCACAAGTATCTGAAAACAACCATTTTTGGCCTCACCAGCTACTGCCCAGACTTTGCCATGCTGGTGGTTAGTGCCAACACTGGCATTG CAGGCACAACACGAGAGCACTTGGGCTTGGCCATGGCCCTCAAGGTCCCCTTCTTCATTGTCATCAGCAAAGTCGACTTGTGTTCAAAAGCCACTGTGGAACGGACAGTGAAGCAGCTGGAGCGAATCCTGAAGCAACCAGGCTGCAACAAGCTGCCCCTGCTTGTGAATTCAGATGATGATGCAGTTACAGCAGCACAACAGTTTGCACAATCTCCCAA CATCACCCCAATCTTCACACTGTCCAGTGTTTCTGGGGAGAATCTGGATCTCTTGAAAGTCTTCCTCAACATCCTCCCTCCACTGACCAACAGTAAAGAGCAGGAAGAATTAATGCAGCAGCTTACAGAATTTCAG GTTGATGAAATTTATACGGTGCCAGAGGTGGGGACTGTTGTGGGAGGAACTCTGTCGAG TGGGATCTGCCGAGAAGGGGAGAACTTGGTGGTTGGTCCCACTGACGATGGGAAGTTCCTTCGGCTGAAAGTGTGCAGTATCCAGCGGAACCGCTCTGCCTGCCGCGTGCTGcgggctgggcaggcagccaCCCTGGCCCTCGGACCCTTCGACCGCTCCCTGCTGCGCAAG GGCATGGTTATGGTGAGCCCAGAAATGAACCCCACCATCTGCTCACTGTTTGAAGCCGAGATTGTATTGTTATTCCATGCCACAACTTTCCGGAAGGGATTTCAGGTGACGGTGCACGTGGGGAATGTGCGACAGACAGCTATTGTAGAGAAGATCCATGGAAAG gacaAGCTGCGGACAGGAGAGAAGGCAGTTGTCTGTTTCAGGTTCATCAAGCATCCTGAATACTTGAAGATTGGAGCCAAACTACTTTTCCGTGAAGGAGTCACCAAAGGCATTGGGCATGTCACTGACCTCCAAGCCATCACCACCAAAGAAAACGGCCTGGAGGAGTCCCTGGGGTCTGGACAGCTGAGCTTCTGA
- the MAD2L1BP gene encoding MAD2L1-binding protein, producing the protein MGPQGDTSVPGGPAVAVAFPGAVCRGSGCRFTCELLKHVLHQRNQLPLPYEQLAFFCRRAAQDGDGIGKPHSLGLARRKCQQLLMELEGLFQHLEVMFSLTLVPRVLFLLGGNVMNPKELYELNLEGFCEGSEESLDTAPCVRQLFHRLFVADVFSELKALPITGTLVLVQGHRDCGVEWFRPKLNYQVPTRGRKLTVKLSCDGDLHVSASPPQRTVPAWEDYVWFQAPVTLKGFSE; encoded by the exons ATGGGGCCCCAGGGGGACACCTCCGTGCCGGGCGGCCCCGCGGTGGCCGTGGCCTTCCCGGGAGCTGTGTGCCGGGGCAGCGGCTGCCGCTTCACCTGCGAGCTCCTGAAGCACGTCCTGCACCAGCGGAACCAGCTCCCGCTGCCCTACGAGCAGCTCGCCTTCTTCTGCCGGCGGGCGGCCCAG GATGGAGATGGAATTGGGAAACCACATTCCCTGGGCCTGGCAAGGAGaaagtgccagcagctgctgatggAGCTGGAGGGATTGTTCCAGCACTTGGAAGTCATGTTTAGTCTGACGCTGGTTCCTCGGGTTCTTTTCCTACTTGGAGGCAACGTCATGAACCCCAAGGAGCTCTATGAGCTGAATTTGGAAGGGTTCTGTGAGGGCTCTGAAGAGAGCCTCGATACTGCGCCCTGTGTTCGCCAGCTCTTTCACCGCCTGTTTGTTGCTGACGTCTTTAGTGAACTTAAGGCTCTCCCTATCACAGGCACTCTTGTCCTGGTCCAGGGCCACCGTGACTGTGGTGTTGAGTGGTTCCGGCCCAAGCTCAACTACCAAGTGCCGACCCGAGGGAGGAAGCTGACTGTTAAATTGTCCTGTGATGGAGACCTTCATGTTAGTGCCTCACCTCCACAGCGCACAGTACCTGCCTGGGAGGACTACGTCTGGTTCCAAGCACCAGTGACCCTCAAAGGCTTTAGTGAATGA